The following coding sequences are from one Humulus lupulus chromosome X, drHumLupu1.1, whole genome shotgun sequence window:
- the LOC133803237 gene encoding plastocyanin translates to MATMTSASVTIPSFTGLKVAGATRMSSGVKVNSVSTTPVAKMSLKASLKDVGVIVAATAASAILASSAMAQDVLLGSSDGALVFEPKEFSISSGDKIVFKNNAGFPHNVIFDEDEIPSGVDASKISMSEEDLLNAPGETYAVTLTEKGSYSFYCSPHQGAGMVGKVTVN, encoded by the coding sequence ATGGCCACCATGACCTCTGCATCAGTCACCATCCCATCCTTCACCGGCCTGAAGGTCGCCGGAGCCACAAGAATGAGCAGCGGAGTTAAAGTCAACTCGGTCAGCACCACTCCAGTGGCGAAGATGAGCTTGAAGGCGTCGCTCAAGGACGTGGGTGTTATCGTGGCTGCAACAGCTGCTAGCGCCATACTGGCGAGCAGTGCCATGGCTCAGGACGTGTTGCTCGGCAGCAGTGACGGGGCGCTGGTATTCGAGCCCAAGGAATTCTCCATTAGCTCAGGAGACAAGATTGTGTTCAAGAACAATGCTGGGTTCCCTCACAACGTTATTTTCGACGAGGACGAGATTCCCAGCGGAGTGGACGCATCAAAGATTTCCATGTCGGAGGAGGACCTCCTTAACGCTCCTGGAGAGACCTACGCTGTTACTTTGACTGAGAAAGGCTCTTACTCCTTCTACTGTTCTCCTCACCAGGGAGCTGGCATGGTTGGAAAAGTCACAGTTAATTAA